In Kogia breviceps isolate mKogBre1 chromosome 7, mKogBre1 haplotype 1, whole genome shotgun sequence, a single window of DNA contains:
- the ANKK1 gene encoding LOW QUALITY PROTEIN: ankyrin repeat and protein kinase domain-containing protein 1 (The sequence of the model RefSeq protein was modified relative to this genomic sequence to represent the inferred CDS: inserted 2 bases in 1 codon; deleted 3 bases in 2 codons; substituted 2 bases at 2 genomic stop codons), with the protein MAAGVEQRLGGLPVFTRDDFEGPWRPVASGGFSQVFQARHKRWRTGYAIKYPCCPQPDTISSDVNYLIEEATKMEKVKFQHIVSIYGVCKQPLGIVMEFMANGSLEKMLPTHSLCWQLKFLIIHETGLAMNFLHNINPPLLHLDLKPGNVLLDSHMHVKIRTLVLDFGLSKWMEQSARMQYIKRSALQGTLSYIPPEMSLESSKGPGPKYDVYSFGIITWEILTQKKPYSDITVETDMLLSLLQSPVTDPESEAQARKVSCTACLRRPREVSEEISQELTDSDSGDYLKRVQPLSDSESLVLSDEQLGIRENKVNPSHFRVAQGLLQRVRLLPAQEVDVDCQTACGYTPLLIATQDRHHDLCALLLKHGADANLVDEDGWAPLHFTAQKGADRTASLLLDHGARVDGQEHEGRTPLHLAAQNYFENVAWLLVSRQADANLQEAEGKTPVHVAAYFGHVSLIKLLTGQGAGLDARQRNLRTPLHLAVERGKVRAIQHLFKSRAAADALDRRGSSPLHIATARGKYRIGKMLLRNGASLELPTHQGWTPLHLAAYKGHLEIIHLLAESHPDVAAPGGMNXTPLHLAARHGAEVVVSALLRCGTDPKAPEQSGWTPLHLAVQRXGVISLLEHHADVHARNKVGWTPAHLAALKGNMAILRVLVKAGAQLDTQDRVGCTPLQLALWSXKQGIVAFLEGKEPSLAILSGAEPGAQTEV; encoded by the exons ATGGCCGCGGGCGTGGAGCAGCGGCTGGGCGGCCTCCCCGTCTTCACCCGCGACGACTTCGAGGGCCCCTGGCGCCCAGTGGCGAGCGGCGGCTTCAGCCAGGTGTTCCAGGCGCGGCACAAGCGCTGGCGGACCGGGTACGCCATCAAGTACCCCTGCTGTCCCCAGCCTGACACCATCAG CTCTGATGTGAATTACCTCATTGAAGAAGCAACCAAAATGGAGAAGGTCAAGTTTCAGCACATCGTGTCCATCTACGGGGTATGCAAGCAGCCCCTGGGTATTGTGATGGAGTTCATGGCCAATGGCTCCCTGGAGAAGATGCTGCCCACCCACAGCCTCTGCTGGCAGCTCAAGTTCCTCATCATCCATGAGACCGGCTTGGCCATGAACTTCCTCCACAACATCAACCCACCACTGCTCCATCTGGACCTCAAGCCAGGCAACGTCCtcctggacagccacatgcatgTCAAGATAAGGACCCTA GTTTTGGACTTCGGCCTGTCCAAGTGGATGGAACAGTCGGCCCGGATGCAGTACATCAAGAGGTCAGCTCTGCAAGGCACCCTCAGCTACATCCCCCCTGAGATGTCCTTGGAGAGCAGCAAGGGCCCAGGGCCCAAATACGATGTGTACAG CTTCGGAATTATCACCTGGGAGATCCTCACTCAGAAGAAACCGTATTCAG ACATCACAGTGGAGACAGACATGCTGCTGTCCCTGCTCCAGAGTCCTGTGACTGACCCAGAGAGC GAGGCCCAGGCCAGGAAGGTGTCCTGCACAGCGTGTCTGCGCCGGCCCCGGGAG GTCAGTGAGGAGATCAGCCAGGAGCTAACAGACAGCG ACTCAGGAGACTACTTGAAGCGGGTCCAGCCTCTCTCAGACAGCGAGAGCCTGGTGCTGAGCGATGAGCAGCTGGGCATCCGTGAGAACAAGGTCAAT CCCTCCCACTTCCGGGTGGCTCAGGGCCTCCTGCAACGGGTGAGGCTTCTGCCGGCCCAGGAGGTCGACGTGGACTGCCAGACGGCCTGCGGCTACACTCCCCTCCTCATCGCCACCCAGGACCGGCACCACGACCTCTGTGCCCTGCTCCTGAAGCACGGTGCCGACGCCAACCTGGTGGACGAGGACGGCTGGGCCCCGCTGCACTTCACAGCCCAGAAGGGGGCTGACCGCACTGCCAGCCTCCTCCTGGACCACGGGGCCCGTGTGGATGGCCAGGAGCACGAGGGGCGGACCCCGCTCCACCTGGCTGCGCAGAACTACTTTGAGAATGTGGCATGGCTTCTGGTCTCCCGTCAAGCTGACGCCAACCTGCAGGAGGCTGAGGGCAAGACCCCTGTCCACGTGGCCGCCTACTTTGGCCACGTCAGCCTGATCAAGCTGCTGACAGGCCAGGGGGCCGGGCTGGACGCTCGGCAGAGAAACCTGAGGACACCACTGCACCTGGCGGTGGAGCGAGGCAAAGTGAGGGCCATCCAACACCTATTCAAGAGTAGGGCGGCCGCTGATGCCCTTGACCGGAGAGGCTCCAGCCCACTGCACATCGCCACTGCCAGGGGCAAGTACCGTATCGGCAAGATGCTGCTCAGGAACGGCGCCAGCCTCGAGCTGCCGACCCACCAGGGCTGGACGCCCCTGCATCTAGCAGCCTACAAGGGCCACCTGGAGATCATCCACCTGCTGGCCGAGAGCCACCCAGACGTGGCAGCTCCCGGAGGCATGAACTAGACCCCCCTGCACCTGGCTGCCCGTCATGGGGCAGAGGTGGTGGTGTCCGCACTGCTGCGGTGTGGGACTGACCCCAAAGCTCCCGAGCAGTCAGGCTGGACGCCCCTCCACCTGGCAGTCCAGAG GGGGGTCATCAGCCTCCTGGAGCACCATGCAGATGTCCATGCCCGCAACAAGGTGGGCTGGACACCTGCCCACCTGGCCGCCCTCAAGGGCAACATGGCCATCCTCAGAGTGCTGGTCAAGGCTGGTGCCCAGCTGGACACCCAGGACAGGGTAGGCTGCACACCTCTGCAGCTGGCCCTCTGGAGCTAAAAGCAGGGCATTGTCGCCTTCCTAGAGGGCAAGGAGCCCTCACTGGCCATTCTGTCCGGGGCTGAGCCTGGAGCCCAGACAGAAGTTTAG